One genomic window of Solanum stenotomum isolate F172 chromosome 9, ASM1918654v1, whole genome shotgun sequence includes the following:
- the LOC125875787 gene encoding uncharacterized protein LOC125875787, with product MAEVEENPKVINEEDEDEEEEKIIQHYSSYHQILLVGDGDFSFSLCLAQVFGSASNIVASSLQSYDDVIKMYKNGKSNLEKLKSLGGTVLHGVDATKIQLHFDLSNRKFDRIIYNFPHAGFHGSEDSTHLIQMHQNLVGRFFESAKKMLRVDGQIHVTHKTCLPYGRWDLVGLGSGNSLMCIECADFKIENYPGYNNKRGAGSKCDEPFHLGECNTFKFIPNPSPKNVPRTKHKKRFLHAPSQNLQNIPNSISPSIYSFQQPLSWIDSRNSPTCVINGMNGFPSYAYQNFQKVPNSISPPIYSYQQQQSWIDSRNSPTCVINGMNGFPSYAYQNFQKVPNSISPPIYSFRPSYVNDMNGFPSHVGLPARHDPISELFRIFKPYFSYIEKTFGRVDTNVEVSVRRALDHGAVIFRDETGRPPGDYLEALEGLHCWSRSRIQKLQQRFIEG from the exons ATGGCGGAAGTAGAAGAAAACCCAAAAGTGATCAACGAAGAAGacgaagacgaagaagaagagaaaattattcAACATTACTCTTCATATCATCAAATACTCTTAGTGGGTGATggagatttttctttttctctctgtTTAGCTCAGGTTTTTGGTTCTGCTTCGAACATTGTTGCTTCGTCTTTACAATCATATG ATGACGTGATCAAAATGTACAAGAATGGGAAATCGAACTTGGAAAAGTTGAAATCTTTGGGAGGAACTGTGTTGCACGGTGTGGATGCAACTAAAATACAGCTTCATTTTGATCTTAGTAACCGGAAGTTTGATCGGATTATCTATAATTTTCCTCATGCAGGGTTTCATGGCAGTGAGGATAGTACTCATCTTATACA AATGCATCAGAATCTTGTGGGACGTTTTTTTGAGAGTGCCAAGAAAATGTTGCGAGTTGATGGTCAAATTCATGTAACACATAAAACGTGTCTTCCATACGGCCGTTGGGATCTTGTTGGACTTGGATCAGGAAACTCCTTGATGTGTATCGAATGTGCTGATTTCAAGATTGAAAATTACCCTGGTTACAACAATAAAAGAGGAGCTGGTTCAAAATGTGATGAGCCTTTTCATTTGGGTGAGTGCAATACCTTCAAGTTTATACCCAACCCATCTCCTAAGAATGTGCCAAGAACAAAACACAAGAAACGCTTTTTACATGCGCCATCTCAGAATCTACAAAACATTCCCAACTCCATAAGTCCTTCGATTTACTCCTTCCAACAGCCACTAAGTTGGATTGACAGTAGAAATTCTCCAACTTGTGTCATCAATGGCATGAACGGTTTTCCAAGTTATGCATATCAGAACTTTCAAAAAGTTCCCAACTCCATAAGTCCTCCGATATACTCCTACCAACAGCAACAAAGTTGGATTGACAGTAGAAATTCTCCAACTTGTGTCATCAATGGCATGAACGGTTTTCCAAGTTATGCATATCAGAACTTTCAAAAAGTTCCCAACTCCATAAGTCCTCCGATTTACTCATTCCGTCCATCTTATGTGAATGACATGAATGGTTTTCCAAGTCATGTTGGTTTACCTGCAAGGCATGACCCCATAAGTGAACTTTTCAGGATCTTTAAGCCGTATTTCAGTTATATTGAAAAAACATTTGGAAGAGTGGACACTAATGTTGAAGTTTCAGTTCGTCGAGCTCTAGATCATGGTGCTGTGATATTCAGGGACGAGACCGGGAGGCCCCCTGGAGATTACTTGGAAGCTTTGGAAGGGCTTCATTGTTGGAGCCGGTCAAGAATTCAGAAGTTACAACAGAGATTCATCGAAGGCTGA
- the LOC125877649 gene encoding heavy metal-associated isoprenylated plant protein 16, translating to MKEKIVIDITLSTDNRLSKAMQIAVKCAGVLSVNSDKEKGHLVVIGIGVDFFKLMKCIKKKFNCARIVSVEEVKPEKKPDPKPQPVCYPNPCVQYYPVCRPVYDSPTPNCTTM from the exons ATGAAG gaaAAGATTGTGATCGATATCACTCTCAGCACTGATAATCGTTTATCAAAGGCTATGCAAATTGCTGTAAAATGTGCAG GGGTACTATCGGTGAATTCAGATAAAGAAAAAGGGCATTTGgtggtaattggaattggtgtcgatttttttaaattgatgaaatgtataaagaaaaaattcaacTGCGCTCGCATTGTGAGCGTAGAAGAAGTGAAACCCGAAAAGAAACCCGACCCAAAACCGCAACCAGTTTGCTATCCAAACCCATGTGTGCAGTATTATCCAGTATGCCGACCCGTTTATGATTCTCCTACTCCAAATTGCACCActatgtaa